From the Pseudomonadota bacterium genome, the window AGGGGAACGCCATTGCCAGAGGTACGATGCACCAGCGTGCCAGGGCCGGTGCCGCGACCAGAGCGGTCAGTCGCTGGGCGTGCGCGAGCTCGCAAACGGCAAGCACCTTCAGCGACAGGACAAGCACGAGCGCCGTGGCTCCGTGGGCCCCGATGTGAGGATCACGCATGACCTCGAGCGCGCGTGCCGGCTCCCCACGCGCAGCACCCAAACCGTCAAAGGTGTCGGCAACTCCATCGAGGTGCAGCCCCCGCGTGAGGACGGCCAACGTGGTGACGAGCAGCGCGCCGATGAGCGCTGGCCAGAGCCGTCCCTGCAGCAGCCACGCGAGCGCGTATGCGCTGCCCCCAAGTCCAGCGCCGATCAGGGGGAAAAACGCCATGGAACGAGCCAGTTCTTGGTCACTGACGCGAGCCACGCGCACGGGCACTCCGGTGAGAAAGCCGACAGCGAGCAGTAGTGATCGCAATGCGGTCATGGTCGGCGACGGCCAGGCTCGAGTCGAGCAATTCTGCTCCGCTCGAGCCTGGCGGGTGCGTCCGTAGACTCCAATGTCGAGTCAGGCACAGCGGCCCTGAAACCTGAATCGGGTTTCCAAACCGCCGCACTACGCCGTGTTCGAGTCCATGACCCGCAACGGCCCAGGTCGCAAGCGCAGTACAACACCCAAGGCCGCGAAGTAGAGCTCGTCCGCAGCCGCCGCCAACCGCTGGTGAGCCCTTCCCGCGAGGTCCCGAAACTGGCGGCCCAAGGACGTCTCGGGTACCACGCCCATGCCGACTTCGTTACTCACGAGCAGCAGATCGGCGGGATAAGACGCCAGCGTCTCGGACAGGGCCTCGACACCGGCCTGAATCTGGGATTCAGCCATGCCTGCCATGAGCAGGTTCGAAAGCCAAAAGGTCACACAATCGACCACGACCACGTCGTAGCTCGTTAGCCGTTCGAGCGCTGGAATGAGCTCCCTGGGCGCCTCGATGGTGTCAAAGCCTGTGCCACGCTCGCGCCGGTGATCCCGGATGCGGGCCTTCATCTCGTCGTCGCCGGGCTCGGCCGTGGCCACGAATGCTCGGCGGGGGCCGAGATCACGGGCCAGCGCCAATGCAAATCGGCTCTTGCCCGAACGCGCGCCTCCTCCGATCAAGATGTGCCGAGCGCGCATGGGTCACGTAGCTGCGGACCGATCGGTCGGCCAAGGCGTCGGGTCAACGGATCGAAATCGAAGTGGCGATGTTATTCTGACCCGACGCCTAACTCGGGCAGGGCGGGCCTTGGTGGCGCAGCTCATTTCCGCTTCTGGGCCTCACCCACCATCGGGACGAAGCGCACGGGCAGCACTTCATGGCGGCGGAATCCCTCCTTGGTGCGGGTCACTACAATGAGCTGCTGAAACCCCTCCCCCACCGGTGCAACCAGTCGTCCCCCCACCCGCAGCTGCTGCTTGAGCGGCTCCGGCAACCGCGGCGGCGCGGCCGTGAGCATCACGGCATCAAAAGGAGCCTCCGAGGGCCAGCCCGCGTACCCATCGCCGTGCCGCACCTTGACCTTGTGGCCGAGCCTCTCCAGCAAGGCGGACGCACGCTT encodes:
- the cobS gene encoding adenosylcobinamide-GDP ribazoletransferase codes for the protein MTALRSLLLAVGFLTGVPVRVARVSDQELARSMAFFPLIGAGLGGSAYALAWLLQGRLWPALIGALLVTTLAVLTRGLHLDGVADTFDGLGAARGEPARALEVMRDPHIGAHGATALVLVLSLKVLAVCELAHAQRLTALVAAPALARWCIVPLAMAFPYARADGLGKPFQQYVGWLELAVATAACGLMLYLAGSPALLLPVAIAATLAAGFATFAARRLRGLTGDVYGAVIELAETAFLLAACVRAF
- the cobU gene encoding bifunctional adenosylcobinamide kinase/adenosylcobinamide-phosphate guanylyltransferase produces the protein MRARHILIGGGARSGKSRFALALARDLGPRRAFVATAEPGDDEMKARIRDHRRERGTGFDTIEAPRELIPALERLTSYDVVVVDCVTFWLSNLLMAGMAESQIQAGVEALSETLASYPADLLLVSNEVGMGVVPETSLGRQFRDLAGRAHQRLAAAADELYFAALGVVLRLRPGPLRVMDSNTA